The following are from one region of the Phormidium sp. PBR-2020 genome:
- the dnaJ gene encoding molecular chaperone DnaJ, translated as MAADYYDLLGVSRTADKDEIKRAFRRLARKYHPDVNKEEGAEERFKEINRAYEVLSDPEKRGRYDRFGEAGVGSGVPGAGFSDFSDIPGGFADIFETFFGGFSNTGQTRRRSGPTRGDDLRLDLKLDFREAVFGGEKEIRISHLETCGTCGGTGAKPGTRPKTCGTCNGSGQVRRATRTPFGSFTQVSVCPTCNGTGQVIEDQCSTCSGKGQLQVAKKLKITIPAGVDNGTRLRVQSEGDAGKRNGPPGDLYVYLFVNDDSEFQRDGINILSDIKVSYLQAILGCKIPVNTVDGEVEVTIPAGTQPGRVITLEERGVPRLGNPVSRGDHLLTVHVDIPTKVNAEERELLEKLAKIRGERAGKGGVEGFLGGLFK; from the coding sequence ATGGCTGCCGACTACTATGACCTTCTGGGTGTTTCTCGCACCGCAGATAAAGACGAAATTAAACGAGCCTTCCGACGGCTGGCCCGCAAATATCACCCCGACGTCAACAAAGAAGAGGGGGCAGAGGAGCGGTTTAAGGAAATTAACCGCGCCTATGAAGTCCTATCCGATCCCGAAAAACGGGGCCGTTATGATCGCTTTGGGGAAGCCGGCGTCGGCTCTGGAGTCCCCGGTGCCGGCTTCTCGGACTTCTCCGATATCCCCGGCGGCTTTGCCGATATCTTTGAAACCTTTTTTGGGGGCTTTAGCAACACCGGCCAAACCCGCCGCCGCAGTGGTCCGACTCGGGGCGATGACTTACGCTTAGATCTAAAATTAGATTTCCGTGAAGCGGTCTTTGGCGGTGAAAAAGAAATCCGCATTAGTCACCTCGAAACCTGTGGGACCTGTGGCGGAACCGGGGCCAAACCGGGGACTCGTCCAAAAACCTGTGGGACCTGTAACGGCTCAGGGCAAGTGCGCCGCGCCACCCGTACCCCCTTTGGCAGTTTCACTCAAGTCTCGGTGTGTCCCACCTGTAATGGCACCGGACAGGTGATTGAAGACCAATGTTCGACCTGTTCCGGGAAGGGACAACTGCAAGTTGCCAAAAAGCTCAAAATTACCATCCCCGCTGGGGTGGATAACGGTACGCGGCTGCGGGTGCAGTCGGAAGGGGATGCCGGGAAACGCAATGGCCCTCCCGGTGATTTGTATGTCTACCTGTTTGTCAATGATGACAGCGAGTTCCAACGGGATGGCATCAATATCCTTTCGGACATCAAAGTCAGTTATTTGCAAGCCATTCTCGGCTGTAAAATTCCCGTAAACACTGTCGATGGGGAAGTCGAAGTGACCATCCCTGCCGGAACCCAGCCGGGCCGCGTCATCACCCTAGAAGAACGGGGAGTCCCCCGCTTAGGGAATCCTGTGAGCCGTGGTGACCATTTATTGACGGTTCATGTGGATATCCCCACCAAAGTCAATGCCGAGGAACGGGAACTGTTGGAGAAATTAGCCAAAATTCGCGGTGAACGTGCCGGAAAAGGTGGCGTAGAAGGATTTTTGGGAGGGTTGTTTAAGTGA
- a CDS encoding sulfurtransferase TusA family protein, with translation MDVQLDLRGTPCPLNFVRTKLQLQRMQAGQVLEVWLDEGEPIEQVPDSLTMAGYGIEDIRDCQGYFALQVRCPES, from the coding sequence GTGGATGTTCAGTTAGATTTGCGGGGAACTCCCTGTCCGCTGAATTTTGTGCGGACGAAGTTGCAATTACAACGGATGCAAGCTGGACAGGTGTTAGAGGTTTGGCTTGATGAGGGTGAACCCATTGAACAAGTCCCCGATAGTTTGACGATGGCGGGGTATGGAATTGAGGACATCCGAGACTGTCAAGGCTATTTTGCCTTGCAGGTTCGTTGTCCTGAGTCATGA
- the rsgA gene encoding small ribosomal subunit biogenesis GTPase RsgA, which produces MSDRPAMESELRYPQGTVLAVQANFYQVQLDPDPPPPTPSLLCTRRTRLKKVGQQVMVGDRVVVEEPDWEGNRGAIGDVLPRRTELDRPPVANADRILLLFTLEEPSLDPWQLSRFLVKAESTQLTVELCLNKCDLVSEEEQEAWRSRLGQWGYDPLLMSVKTGWGLEALEQRLEQGITILAGPSGVGKSSTINRLIPQANLRVAKVSGKLGRGRHTTRHVELFELEQGGLLADTPGFNQPQLTTTAKELADCFPEIRQRRQGDDCHFSDCRHRDEPGCQIRGDWERYEHYLTFLEEAIAQDTAQHHSGEEESSFKSKAQAGGERRYEPKLASKKYRRQSRRRQHQTLQDLCEELDEK; this is translated from the coding sequence ATGAGCGATCGCCCCGCTATGGAGTCTGAGTTACGGTATCCTCAGGGAACGGTGTTAGCGGTTCAAGCGAACTTCTATCAGGTGCAATTGGACCCTGATCCCCCTCCTCCTACTCCTAGCTTGCTCTGTACCCGTCGCACTCGCCTGAAAAAGGTGGGACAACAGGTGATGGTGGGCGATCGCGTGGTGGTTGAGGAACCGGACTGGGAGGGGAATCGTGGCGCTATTGGCGACGTGTTACCCCGCCGTACGGAACTCGATCGCCCCCCGGTTGCCAATGCGGATCGCATCTTGTTACTGTTCACCCTAGAAGAACCCAGCCTCGATCCTTGGCAACTCAGTCGCTTCCTCGTGAAGGCGGAGTCCACCCAGTTAACCGTTGAACTCTGTCTTAATAAATGCGATTTGGTCAGTGAGGAGGAGCAGGAGGCCTGGCGATCGCGCCTGGGACAATGGGGCTATGATCCATTGCTGATGAGCGTTAAAACTGGATGGGGACTTGAGGCCTTAGAACAGCGCCTGGAACAGGGCATCACGATTTTAGCCGGGCCCTCTGGGGTGGGGAAATCCAGCACCATCAACCGTCTGATTCCCCAAGCCAATTTGCGGGTGGCTAAGGTGTCCGGCAAACTGGGACGGGGGCGCCATACAACTCGCCATGTGGAGTTATTTGAGTTAGAACAGGGGGGACTCCTGGCAGATACTCCCGGCTTTAATCAACCTCAACTCACCACCACCGCCAAAGAACTGGCGGACTGTTTTCCAGAAATTCGCCAACGACGCCAGGGGGACGACTGTCATTTCAGCGACTGTCGCCATCGTGATGAACCCGGTTGTCAGATACGCGGCGATTGGGAACGTTATGAGCATTATCTGACCTTCCTGGAGGAGGCGATCGCCCAAGATACGGCTCAGCATCACAGTGGGGAGGAGGAATCGAGCTTTAAAAGCAAGGCTCAAGCCGGTGGGGAACGTCGCTATGAACCCAAACTCGCCTCAAAAAAATATCGTCGCCAATCACGGCGACGACAGCATCAAACCTTACAAGATCTCTGTGAGGAGTTAGACGAGAAATGA
- a CDS encoding DUF5357 domain-containing protein, with translation MENWNWLRSQLTPPQVRSWQTLILSSFITWFLSFLVVLSEPDFEFHSSPLTRLGWVFFLVGLIWWQSIRPWKLGIISFTPSIIAAVFCSLFLQNAQGELSQWVFLVYPILTTLIAALPNCRNTNNRPCIPPPQQRPLILIQLLIALLCSCWLQLTFVLQDWIETYPNLATADLSQSQFVLRTGTPFQLRGYELLRPIQGRLQGFLRDRPWPEIERTLLELRQNPENFWRSLNIEASDRIGTLERYPQAQLTSDGDQGYYLSITLYWYHPWFEEQREQLSLRCHLYPVPDPEGQAGPTPAEIARVICNTDSEQLFQPMGHWNLSDNS, from the coding sequence ATGGAAAACTGGAACTGGCTGCGATCGCAACTCACCCCACCTCAAGTTCGCTCCTGGCAAACCCTCATTCTCAGTAGCTTCATCACCTGGTTTCTCTCATTCTTAGTGGTTCTATCAGAACCTGACTTTGAATTTCACAGTTCTCCCTTAACTCGACTCGGATGGGTTTTCTTTCTCGTTGGGCTAATTTGGTGGCAAAGTATTCGACCCTGGAAACTGGGGATAATTTCTTTTACGCCCAGTATTATTGCCGCTGTTTTTTGTTCCCTATTTCTGCAAAATGCCCAAGGAGAACTCTCCCAATGGGTTTTTTTAGTGTATCCAATTTTAACTACCTTAATTGCGGCCTTGCCCAACTGTCGCAACACTAATAATCGCCCCTGCATCCCTCCCCCCCAACAGCGGCCCCTCATCCTCATCCAACTCCTTATCGCCCTACTCTGTAGCTGCTGGCTGCAACTGACCTTTGTGCTACAAGATTGGATTGAGACCTACCCCAATTTAGCCACGGCCGACCTGTCCCAGAGTCAGTTTGTCCTGCGGACGGGAACCCCCTTCCAACTCCGAGGCTATGAGCTGCTGCGTCCAATTCAAGGGCGACTACAGGGGTTCCTCAGAGACCGTCCTTGGCCTGAAATTGAACGGACATTACTTGAGCTCCGTCAGAACCCCGAAAATTTTTGGCGTTCTCTGAACATCGAAGCAAGCGATCGCATCGGCACCTTAGAGCGATACCCCCAGGCGCAACTGACGAGTGACGGCGACCAAGGATATTATCTAAGCATTACCCTGTACTGGTATCATCCCTGGTTTGAGGAGCAACGAGAGCAACTGAGTTTGCGCTGTCACCTCTACCCCGTCCCCGACCCCGAGGGACAAGCTGGCCCCACTCCAGCTGAGATTGCAAGGGTGATCTGTAATACTGACAGTGAACAACTGTTTCAACCCATGGGTCATTGGAACCTCTCCGACAATTCCTAA
- a CDS encoding ABC transporter permease yields the protein MRILVTAKNAFREVLRERILYLVGLYALLLILSLRILPPLSAGAHPKIFLDLALGSMEVLTLLVAAFVSTRSLEKEIQQRTLLVLISKPISRGELLLGKFLGLWGVLLVSLGIMALLMVGIAALGGMSLPLGSLVLSLLFLALKLAILTAVALLFGAFTSSLLAAFFTLGIYLMGNFSQDLLQLGDTLNGEGFQILATILYLILPDFSRLNLKNDAVYGMTTLPDLGNLIFDGIYGVVYAVVVLALAIAIFQRRQL from the coding sequence ATGCGGATTTTGGTCACGGCCAAAAATGCATTTCGGGAAGTGCTGCGGGAGCGAATTTTATACTTGGTTGGTCTTTACGCCCTGCTGCTGATCCTCAGTTTGCGGATTTTGCCCCCGCTCTCGGCCGGAGCGCATCCAAAAATTTTTCTGGACTTAGCTCTAGGCAGTATGGAAGTGCTAACGCTCTTGGTGGCGGCATTTGTTAGTACCCGCTCTCTGGAGAAAGAAATTCAACAGCGGACGTTGTTGGTGTTAATCTCCAAACCTATTAGCCGAGGGGAACTGCTCCTTGGTAAATTTCTAGGACTGTGGGGAGTTCTGCTGGTCTCCTTAGGAATAATGGCGCTTTTAATGGTGGGGATTGCTGCTTTAGGGGGAATGTCTCTACCCCTCGGGAGTCTTGTCTTGTCGTTGTTGTTCCTGGCGCTGAAACTGGCGATTTTGACGGCGGTGGCGTTGCTCTTTGGAGCCTTTACTAGCTCGCTACTCGCCGCCTTTTTTACCCTGGGGATTTACCTAATGGGGAACTTTAGTCAGGACTTATTGCAATTGGGCGATACCCTCAATGGTGAGGGATTTCAAATTTTGGCAACGATTCTCTACCTAATCTTGCCAGATTTTTCCCGTTTAAATCTCAAAAATGATGCCGTATATGGCATGACAACCCTGCCAGATTTAGGAAATTTAATCTTTGATGGCATCTATGGCGTTGTGTATGCCGTTGTGGTACTGGCCCTGGCGATCGCCATCTTCCAACGACGACAGCTTTAG
- a CDS encoding diguanylate cyclase: MTNAESPVPNGTVLIADDERTLRMLMKRAVERDGYESVDVSNGQDCLDHCQLQLPDLILLDAMMPKMGGFECCQRLKQQFSQNCPPILIITTLQDSNSIERAFEMGAEDFITKPIHWGVLRQRIRRLIEAHRATQALQRSLAREHQLSQKLSLQVLEERRLASQLELTNRQLEAANARLEALANLDGLTQIANRRAFDEQLREQWQRGAEEQSYLSLLIADIDCFKPFNDTYGHQAGDDCLRRVARVISDTICRPEDLVARYGGEEFVAVLPQTGREGALAVAQRTLEAVRRLRIPHKTSQCSDRVTLSLGVASVIPDPEMTGDALLKCADRALYLAKTQGRDRVHVASETAMRSQTPKDNLNCQ, encoded by the coding sequence ATGACTAACGCTGAATCTCCTGTCCCGAACGGGACGGTTCTGATTGCCGATGATGAGCGCACATTAAGGATGTTAATGAAACGGGCCGTTGAACGCGACGGTTACGAGAGCGTTGATGTGAGTAATGGTCAAGACTGTCTTGATCACTGTCAACTCCAACTCCCGGATTTGATTTTACTCGATGCCATGATGCCAAAGATGGGGGGATTTGAATGTTGTCAACGCTTGAAACAGCAGTTTAGTCAAAACTGCCCCCCGATTCTGATTATTACAACGCTGCAAGACTCCAATTCCATTGAACGGGCCTTTGAGATGGGGGCGGAAGACTTTATTACGAAGCCGATTCATTGGGGCGTTTTGCGTCAGCGTATCCGTCGCTTGATTGAGGCCCATCGTGCGACCCAAGCTCTGCAACGCTCCTTGGCTCGGGAACATCAACTGAGTCAAAAGTTGAGTTTACAAGTGTTAGAAGAACGCCGTTTGGCGAGTCAGTTAGAGTTGACTAACCGTCAGTTAGAAGCGGCGAATGCTCGACTCGAAGCCTTGGCAAATTTGGATGGGTTAACTCAAATTGCCAATCGTCGTGCTTTTGATGAACAGTTGCGGGAACAATGGCAACGGGGTGCCGAGGAGCAATCTTACTTGTCCTTATTAATTGCCGATATTGATTGTTTTAAACCCTTTAATGATACCTATGGCCATCAGGCCGGTGATGATTGTTTGCGTCGTGTGGCCCGGGTCATCTCGGATACCATTTGTCGTCCTGAAGATTTGGTGGCCCGCTATGGGGGTGAGGAGTTTGTGGCGGTGTTACCGCAAACGGGCCGTGAGGGGGCCCTGGCGGTGGCACAACGGACGTTAGAAGCGGTGCGGCGGCTACGGATTCCCCATAAAACCTCTCAATGCAGCGATCGCGTGACGCTTAGTCTTGGGGTGGCGAGTGTGATTCCTGATCCTGAGATGACGGGAGATGCTCTCTTGAAATGTGCCGATCGCGCCCTCTATTTGGCCAAAACTCAAGGGCGCGATCGCGTTCATGTGGCCAGTGAAACTGCTATGCGATCGCAGACTCCGAAGGACAACCTCAATTGCCAATAG
- a CDS encoding PAS domain-containing protein, translating into MSDRSHFSRNQDADVSLARTQQLISSFLKLNRARSLPSLLDTAVNELQTLLDCDRVIVYQVNDPNRGTIIAEAVRPPGSVSLHHQIQDTCLQRLTTPRSTHAVDDISQESFSPCYLTLLERFQVKSYLINPLNLDGQRPWGWLMAHHCDRPRRWTSQDKEISQQLAECLTLRLQERLDYQHLSAENQEFRTRLEQQAQLLKQQGQSIQSLEQKVRWQQQILTQIEEAAMVVDGMGRVLYWSPQAEALYQVGAEQVVGHPLETYCQFLEPSPLKAAHEFPQDDWRATVMTCRQDGQKFLVDVWAQRLAPRSSQARSPTPTPWLATLRPVSDQRLLQVALEPREDEFSLIVQSAPVGLFLADPLGACRYVNPHWCQTTGLSREDSLDYGWLTAIHPDDRDRVFQAWEDAISQRQKLTLQYRILRPNQSLCWISGQIVALYDSQETLMGYVGTLRDITPEKLAEDALRESEHKFRQLAENIRQIFFILSQDGDMLYLSPIYEEVFQRPYEELYQHPRRWLECVHYSDRRRVTEALNRQVQQGEIFEETYRIVRPSGEIRWLSAKAFPVPEHQGSSYRFVGLAEDISDRKLAEDALKRQYRNVLLLKNLTEEIRQSLDSQQIVQTAAHHIGRTFGASRCLIFSYEAQPQPQLKAVAESRHPTLPSLLGVILPLQDNPYSRLVMQQDLAQVWDDVSENPLLKDCQPFFETYQIRSMLGISTSYQGEANGEICLHQCSLRRWSSDEVNLIEAVAAQVGIALAQAAILKRETEHRQQLSAKNQALRLAKQEAEAANLAKSQFLAMMSHEIRTPLNAVIGNTELLLHSPLNPQQQDFSDTIRQSSETLLALINDILDFSKIESGHLELELRPFELDLCLLQALDLVAITAEQKHLSLIYSLETPLPQIWVGDVVRLKQIVLNLLANAVKFTEQGQIQLAVEHIGATTAEDPRHTLHLKVQDTGIGIPPDRFERLFKPFSQSDNSITRRYGGTGLGLTISQRLCQLMEGQIWVESELGQGSTFHVTVKLLPQIDSARLDPIATLITPTHCWPQSPSLDKSPFDETLAQRLPLRLLVAEDLRVNRALIQQLLQRFGYEATLVSNGVEAVQRLKQEHFDVVFMDIQMPELDGWSATRQIRQQLSQQGRPQPYIIALTAHALEGDRQLCLDAGMDDYLTKPLRALSLRQALERSAGGPVQLCIPLPQPPIPAPVHLAGEIPVLDFYVIDELKQMAGDLDFVAEMIQSYLDDVPQRLQSLRLALDAGELDMINEVAHALGSLSASLGAAALTHRCRTLEEEIRRGRLVEIPSSERQALIQDFERDIDHVYTALTKLLQQLDYD; encoded by the coding sequence ATGAGCGATCGCAGCCACTTCAGTCGCAATCAAGACGCTGACGTATCCTTAGCAAGGACTCAGCAGCTTATCTCAAGTTTCCTCAAATTGAATCGCGCTCGTTCCCTGCCCTCTCTGCTGGACACCGCTGTCAATGAACTGCAAACCCTCTTAGACTGCGATCGCGTCATTGTCTATCAAGTCAACGACCCCAACCGGGGAACCATCATCGCTGAAGCCGTGCGGCCTCCTGGCTCCGTCAGTCTCCATCATCAGATTCAGGATACTTGCCTTCAACGCTTAACGACTCCGAGATCCACTCACGCCGTTGATGATATCAGCCAAGAATCGTTTAGTCCCTGCTATCTCACTCTCCTGGAGCGATTTCAAGTTAAAAGTTATCTCATCAATCCTCTCAACCTAGACGGACAACGACCTTGGGGCTGGCTCATGGCCCACCACTGCGATCGCCCTCGCCGTTGGACATCTCAGGACAAAGAGATCAGCCAGCAACTTGCCGAATGCCTAACCCTGCGCTTACAAGAGCGTCTCGACTATCAACACCTCAGCGCCGAGAATCAGGAGTTCCGAACCCGGCTCGAACAACAAGCACAACTCCTCAAGCAGCAGGGTCAATCTATCCAGTCCCTGGAACAAAAAGTACGCTGGCAACAGCAAATCCTCACTCAAATCGAGGAAGCCGCGATGGTCGTCGATGGGATGGGGCGCGTGTTGTACTGGAGTCCCCAAGCAGAAGCCCTTTATCAAGTCGGGGCCGAACAAGTCGTCGGTCATCCCCTAGAGACCTATTGTCAGTTCCTAGAGCCATCTCCCCTTAAGGCCGCCCATGAGTTCCCCCAAGATGACTGGCGTGCAACGGTCATGACCTGTCGTCAGGATGGGCAAAAATTCCTCGTCGATGTTTGGGCCCAACGCCTTGCGCCTCGTTCCTCTCAAGCGCGATCGCCCACACCCACCCCTTGGCTAGCGACCCTACGCCCCGTCAGCGATCAGCGCCTGCTTCAAGTTGCCCTAGAACCGCGAGAAGATGAATTTAGCCTGATCGTCCAATCTGCCCCTGTGGGACTGTTTCTGGCCGATCCCCTCGGGGCTTGTCGCTATGTCAATCCTCATTGGTGTCAAACCACCGGACTCTCTCGGGAAGACTCTCTCGATTATGGTTGGCTCACCGCCATTCATCCGGACGATCGCGATCGCGTCTTTCAAGCCTGGGAAGACGCCATCAGTCAACGTCAAAAACTGACCCTACAGTATCGAATCCTACGCCCCAATCAAAGCCTCTGTTGGATTTCTGGTCAGATTGTCGCTCTCTACGATTCCCAGGAGACTCTGATGGGCTATGTGGGAACCCTGCGCGACATCACCCCCGAAAAACTAGCAGAAGATGCCCTTCGCGAAAGTGAACACAAGTTCCGGCAACTGGCAGAAAATATCCGTCAAATTTTCTTTATTCTCTCCCAGGATGGGGATATGCTCTATCTCTCTCCCATCTACGAAGAGGTATTTCAGCGTCCCTACGAAGAACTCTACCAACATCCCCGACGTTGGCTAGAATGCGTCCACTATAGCGATCGCCGTCGGGTCACCGAAGCCCTCAACCGGCAAGTTCAACAGGGAGAGATTTTTGAAGAAACCTATCGCATTGTGCGACCGAGTGGTGAAATCCGTTGGCTTTCCGCCAAGGCCTTCCCCGTCCCCGAGCATCAAGGCAGCTCCTATCGCTTTGTCGGTTTAGCCGAAGATATCAGCGATCGCAAACTGGCCGAAGATGCCCTGAAACGACAATATCGCAATGTTCTGCTCCTAAAAAACCTAACCGAAGAAATTCGCCAAAGTCTCGACTCACAGCAAATTGTCCAGACCGCGGCCCATCACATCGGACGAACCTTTGGCGCCAGCCGCTGTTTAATCTTCTCCTATGAAGCCCAACCTCAACCCCAACTCAAAGCCGTTGCTGAATCTCGTCATCCCACTCTCCCCTCCTTGCTGGGAGTGATCCTCCCCCTCCAGGACAACCCTTACAGCCGGCTAGTCATGCAGCAGGATTTAGCCCAAGTCTGGGACGATGTCTCCGAGAACCCGCTTCTCAAAGACTGTCAACCCTTCTTTGAGACCTATCAGATTCGCTCCATGCTCGGCATTAGTACCTCCTATCAAGGAGAAGCCAACGGCGAGATCTGCCTACATCAATGTTCCCTCCGTCGCTGGAGTAGTGACGAAGTCAATCTCATCGAAGCCGTGGCGGCCCAAGTTGGCATCGCCCTGGCCCAAGCTGCGATTCTTAAACGAGAGACGGAACATCGCCAACAACTCAGTGCCAAAAATCAAGCTCTGCGGTTAGCTAAACAGGAAGCAGAAGCCGCCAATCTCGCCAAAAGTCAGTTTCTGGCCATGATGAGCCATGAAATCCGCACTCCCCTCAATGCCGTTATTGGCAATACGGAATTACTGCTGCATAGTCCCCTAAACCCGCAACAGCAAGACTTTAGTGACACGATCCGTCAAAGTAGTGAAACCCTACTGGCGTTAATTAACGATATCCTAGACTTCTCTAAAATCGAGTCGGGTCATTTAGAACTGGAATTACGACCCTTTGAACTCGATCTCTGTCTTCTCCAAGCCCTCGATCTCGTAGCTATCACGGCTGAGCAGAAACATCTCAGCCTAATCTACAGCCTGGAAACCCCGCTCCCGCAAATTTGGGTCGGGGATGTCGTCCGCCTCAAACAGATTGTGCTGAACCTTCTGGCCAACGCCGTCAAATTTACCGAACAGGGACAGATTCAACTCGCGGTTGAGCATATTGGAGCCACCACGGCTGAAGATCCTAGACATACGTTACATCTGAAGGTTCAAGATACCGGCATTGGTATCCCCCCAGATCGCTTTGAACGTTTATTTAAACCCTTCTCCCAAAGTGACAACTCCATCACCCGCCGCTATGGTGGAACTGGATTAGGGCTTACCATTAGTCAGCGACTTTGTCAACTCATGGAAGGGCAAATTTGGGTTGAAAGTGAATTAGGACAAGGGTCAACCTTTCACGTAACGGTTAAACTCCTGCCTCAAATCGATTCAGCGCGCCTAGATCCGATTGCCACCCTGATTACCCCCACCCATTGTTGGCCCCAATCCCCATCCCTTGACAAGTCCCCCTTTGATGAAACCTTGGCCCAACGGCTCCCCTTGCGGCTGCTAGTGGCTGAAGATTTGCGAGTTAACCGAGCCTTAATCCAACAACTCTTACAGCGATTTGGCTATGAAGCCACTCTCGTGAGCAACGGAGTAGAGGCGGTGCAGCGACTAAAACAGGAGCACTTTGATGTGGTATTTATGGACATTCAAATGCCGGAGTTAGATGGCTGGAGTGCCACCCGCCAAATTCGTCAACAGTTGAGTCAGCAGGGTCGGCCACAACCCTATATCATTGCCTTAACGGCCCATGCCCTGGAGGGCGATCGCCAGTTATGTCTAGATGCGGGCATGGATGACTACCTCACGAAACCCCTACGCGCGCTCAGCTTACGACAAGCCCTAGAACGCTCAGCCGGCGGGCCAGTACAACTCTGTATCCCGTTACCCCAGCCTCCCATCCCCGCTCCAGTTCACCTCGCCGGAGAGATCCCCGTTCTCGATTTCTATGTCATTGATGAGCTGAAACAGATGGCAGGAGACCTGGACTTTGTGGCTGAGATGATTCAAAGCTATCTTGATGATGTCCCACAGCGTTTGCAGAGCTTACGCCTCGCCTTAGACGCCGGAGAGCTTGATATGATCAACGAAGTGGCTCATGCTCTCGGCTCTCTGAGTGCCAGCTTAGGGGCCGCTGCCCTCACTCATCGCTGTCGTACTCTCGAAGAGGAGATCCGACGGGGTCGTTTGGTCGAGATCCCCAGCTCAGAACGACAAGCCCTGATTCAGGATTTTGAGAGGGATATTGATCACGTCTATACCGCTTTAACCAAGCTCCTACAACAACTTGACTATGACTAA
- a CDS encoding anthranilate synthase component I: MNAQQPWFWRSHPLESHTASHVFAALFLDDPIAVLLESPSTSETPHLTGYSICAGRPRQKGGISQHWTPGLGEILPFLRRQLARSLETPILPPDIAQLPFTGGWLGWLGYDLGWEIEQLPNQNHDPLPFPIAFWYEPESFAVIDHHHKTLWFAASSHQQLDRLEQTWSQWQPMDAAPSPLSTPPEIEFLSSQADYEAMVRQAKAYIRAGDIFQTNLSLRFNTHLNRHPWQIYRRLQEINPSPFASYWQTPWGQVMSCSPERLLQLREGIAQTRPIAGTRPRGETPERDRQLEAELLDNRKENAEHIMLVDLERNDLGRVCDWGSVQVNELLVVERYSHVMHLVSNVIGQLSANVDPIDAIAAVFPGGTITGCPKVRCMEIIEELEPVRRSLFYGSCGYLDQRGYLDLNILIRTLLCHQGQIWGQVGAGIVADSDPEQEWRESLSKAQAQFKALL; the protein is encoded by the coding sequence ATGAACGCCCAACAGCCCTGGTTTTGGCGATCGCATCCCCTGGAATCCCATACAGCATCTCATGTCTTTGCCGCGTTATTCCTCGATGATCCCATCGCCGTCCTCCTCGAAAGTCCCTCAACCTCAGAAACTCCTCATTTAACCGGCTATTCCATTTGTGCCGGTCGTCCTCGACAAAAGGGGGGCATCTCCCAGCATTGGACTCCAGGACTCGGTGAAATTCTACCGTTTTTGCGGCGTCAGTTAGCAAGGAGTTTAGAGACCCCAATCCTTCCCCCAGACATTGCCCAGCTTCCCTTCACCGGAGGTTGGCTGGGGTGGCTTGGCTATGATCTCGGCTGGGAAATTGAACAACTCCCCAACCAGAATCACGACCCCCTCCCCTTTCCCATCGCCTTCTGGTACGAACCCGAAAGCTTCGCCGTCATCGACCATCACCACAAGACCCTCTGGTTCGCCGCCAGCAGCCATCAACAGCTCGATCGCCTCGAACAGACCTGGAGCCAATGGCAGCCGATGGATGCAGCCCCTAGCCCCCTCAGCACCCCTCCAGAGATTGAGTTTCTCTCCTCACAAGCCGACTACGAAGCGATGGTGCGTCAGGCCAAAGCCTATATCCGGGCCGGCGATATCTTTCAAACCAACCTCTCCCTACGCTTTAACACCCATCTCAACCGCCATCCCTGGCAGATTTACCGCCGCCTGCAAGAAATTAACCCCTCCCCCTTCGCCAGCTATTGGCAAACCCCCTGGGGACAGGTCATGAGTTGTTCCCCAGAACGACTGTTGCAGCTACGGGAGGGAATCGCCCAAACCCGTCCCATCGCCGGAACCCGTCCCCGAGGCGAAACCCCCGAGCGCGATCGCCAACTCGAAGCCGAACTCCTCGATAACCGCAAAGAAAACGCCGAACATATCATGTTGGTGGATTTAGAACGCAACGACCTCGGGCGTGTCTGTGACTGGGGTTCAGTGCAAGTGAATGAACTGCTCGTCGTCGAACGCTACAGCCATGTCATGCACCTGGTGAGTAACGTCATCGGTCAACTTTCGGCCAACGTTGACCCCATTGATGCCATCGCCGCCGTCTTTCCCGGAGGAACCATCACCGGCTGTCCGAAAGTGCGTTGTATGGAGATTATCGAAGAACTCGAACCCGTGCGGCGCAGTTTATTTTACGGCTCTTGTGGCTATTTAGATCAGCGAGGATATTTAGACCTAAATATCCTCATTCGCACCCTCCTGTGTCATCAAGGGCAGATTTGGGGTCAAGTGGGGGCCGGCATTGTCGCCGATAGTGATCCTGAGCAAGAATGGAGAGAATCCTTATCCAAGGCACAAGCCCAATTTAAGGCATTACTCTAG